TTGTTCTGATCGTAGCACTGCAATATACTTTTTTTTTTTGAAAAAAGCACTGAAATGTCTGTTCTGATCGTAGCACTTTCAAAAATAATCACTCATTAGCAACCCGAACGACCTGTTTACCAACATTTTTCCCAGAAAACAACCCAACAAGTGCAGCGGGAGCAAGCTCGAGGCCTTCTGACATATCTTCGATGTACACAATCTTCCCTTCCTTGTAATATTCTTTGACATGTTCAAGGAACTGGGGGAAAATATGGACATGATCGCTTTGCAAGAACCCTTCTAATCTTAGTCGTTTGGGGATCGCGTTGTACAGGTTGTTGATTCCTTGTGATGAGCTTGAGAGGCTTTGTAAAGACACCATTCCACAGAGCGCGATTCTACCATGGACCTTCATGTTCAGGAGCGCTGCATCAAGCATGGATCCACCCACGTTGTCAAAGTAGATATTGATCCCCTCCGGGAAATACCTGTTAATAAGAATAAATAATTCAGCTGATCTCATCTTCTACAGTAGGCAATCCCCACCTAACCACATTTTTTTTTAAAATGAAATAAATCTAAATGGCAGAACCACATAATCGTAGTGTTACACATATGCAATGTATCCTACTATTCATGTTCCTAACGGGAGATATTAAAAGCATAGTTGGGACCAATGTTCTAAAAATTATTCTAGGCGGCGCCTAGACGTCCGCCTGTCCGACAGATCGGAACTAAAAGAACCAATTTTTCTAGACCGTTTATGAAGAAATCAGGCTAGGCGCTCAAAAAATAAGTTTTGGTGCCCACGTAATCAAAAATCTAATATAAACCGCCTAACGGCCACCTATTGATTTCTTGAACATTGGTTGAGACCATAAGGGGACATGGAATGTGAACTTCATGAGACAACCTATTAAGAAGAGTAACTTTTTGAGCTGAATGTAACAATGTATTTACGTACCTCTTCAAAGCAGCATCAAGATCAGCCTCTTCCTTGTAGTTAAATGCTTCATCAAACCCAAGCTTGTTTTTAAGAAGATCAACCTGAAACATGTCCCATACAAGTTACATACCTATCATCCTCTTACGTAGGAAGAGTTATTGAAGATAAGTTTAGAGACTAATAAATAATTACCTTTTGTTTACTACCAGCACTCCCAACAACGTAGCAGCCGTTCAACTTAGCTAGCTGACCAACAAGTTGTCCTACTGCTCCTGAAGCTGCAGACACAAAAACACTCTCCCCTTTTTTCGGAGAGCATATCTCATAGAACCCTGCATACGCTGTAAATCCAGCCATTCCTGCAAAAGAAAGTTGAAAATTATACAAACCATTAAAACACTGGACTCTTGTAAAAAAGTGTGATCCGAATTGATTCCTCTTTTGCCAAAACAGAAGATGGATGGTACCAAGAAGGCCAAGATGATAAGAAAGGGGAATGGCATCGTCCAGCTGAATCTTTCTCAACTGTAGCTCATTTGAGTTACGAAGCAAACTGTATTCTTCCCAACCAGTAATCCCGCAGATTAACTCCCCGGGCGTGTAATTAGGATCATCAGAATCTATCACCCTTGCTACACCAAACCCTTCAATACGCTGCATCAAGATTAGAAAACTAATCTGTTATCAAAACATGTTGAGAGTCAAAATAAAATAAAAAACGTGAAATGATCAATGACAGTTGCCTTGTTCTCTGAAAAAAAAAGAAAAGAAAGACAAATCTTATGAACTAAGGCATCAGATCTGTATACAATCACACAAAAAGTATTAACCAAAAATCACAGATTCAATTGCCAAAAACAGAAAATAAAAAATAAAAAAGTTTATCAACTGTCTGGCATTCAGACATAACATCGAACACATTGTCGACGTAATATCTCATTTATGAAAAAATACATATTTTGTTTGCAATGCTCGATGCAATACCCAGAAAACCAAAAAAACAGAAAAAGTCAGGTGAAATGGAGTTTGAATAATATACTTGACCAGGAAGAAAAGGAGGGAGGTAGGAGCCGTGAAAATCGCGCATACGACTTCTCATGTAAGGATCGCAGGACAAGTAGAGATTTTTGACGAGGAAAGAAGAGGATCCTTTTGGTGCCTTGAGCTCAATTGTGTCTCCCATCTTCAGTTCCATGTCTGTTTCTGTAGGAATGCCATCTACGTAGTTCTTTAGTATAACTTTCTTGTTCTCCACCACTGCAACTTCTTCCATTTTTCTCCAGAAGTCGCTTGTAAATTCGTGTTTGTGCTGGAGAATGGTTGAGAAACTATGGTTGTTTAGGGGAGAGTTAGGTAGGTCGAGTGTTTCTCGTTTTTGTGGGCCGTTGAGGTTTTTTAGTTTGGTTGACGTCATTCAACTCTGTAAATTAATATTATTTGATAAATATAATAATTTAATAAATTTTTCCATTTCAAATTGAACTGATTCAAAATATAACACAAATTATTAAAATAATAAAATATTTATTAATAATTCTACGTTAATATATGATTCCAATAAAATTATGAATTAATAAGATATATAGTTTATATAAATATAAAAAAATATTGTATTTGTTCTTTCATACTTATGAAACATATTTCATGTATATCAAAAGTTATGAAAGTCAAAATTTTAAATATAATTAATGTATGTAGATGGTAAAATCAACTATTTTCTTACTTTATTAAAAAAAATCTAAAGTAGAGAAATAATAAAATGAATTTTGTATAAATTAATAATTCTATAAATCAGTAAAATAATATAGTCTTAATAATGTTAATTTACAGAGTTTTTTACTGTATACGACAAATAAAATATAAGATGGTCTAGGTAAAACATGTTTATTAAAAAAATTACTTTTTATCTAAAAAGTATTATTAAAACTATAAATTAAAATTATTCAACCAATTATAATTCTATTAAATTTTATTGGTTACACAGATTTTGATAAATTTAAAGCTATTTAGAAATATGAAAACATCTTACATATTGGAACATGAATTATTTTATAAACATCTTATATTTCGGAACGGAGAGAGTATAAAAATGTGCTTTAACCCTTTTTCTAAAATAGTTTCTTTGTTTTATAGGTTGGTCAAATCCACTTAGGAAAACCCCATAGAGGACAGTACAATGGTGATACACTAATACTTATAAACCCAATTCATTTACACTTAAACCCAACCGAATTCCAAATTAAAGTGATAAGAGAACATCAACATGTATTATGAGTTCTGTGTTCCAAAAAAAGTGTTCTAAGTTCTAACAAGCATAATAAAGTGCCCACGGTGTTTCAAAACACCATCCTCCGTAGAACCACCGGCGATCGAAGTTCTAACATCACCAAAAGTTCATTCTGCATCGATCTTTTGAACTAAAACATTTGTTCTTCATCTCAACTGCCTTAAAATCAATCCATGGAATCACCAAAACAACTTGTAATGGATCTTCCAAAAACTTAATCATCCTCTTTCATGAAGGAAGCACATGTTAGAGAGTATACGACATTGAAGAAGACAGGATAAAGATAGCAAGATTCTGCTATTCCTCACATATAGTACATTTACAAGTGTACTCTTTATATAGAGTGTGAGGGTGAGCTAAACCGGAAATACATTTATCTAACCAACACTCTAATTACTGCAAACTGGAACTTCTTCTCCTCACTATCTTAATATGCCTCCTCAAGATGGCAGAAACATCTTGGCAATGAGCTTGTTGAACTGAGCTGGAAACAAAGGTTTAGTAAACACATCTATTATATGTTGCAGTGTGAACATGAAGTGTTTTATAAAACCTTTCACAATTGTGTCACGCAATTAATAATGACAATCCAACTCAATATGTTTTTTTCCTTCGTGAAACACATCATTGTTTGCAATATGAATTGCTGTTGTACAATAACAGAACAAAGTAACTGGTTGGATCTAAGGAGCCTACAACACATTCACGAGATTGATAATCCAAACAAGCTTTCGTACTGCAAACGCTATAGCTCTATATTCAGACTCTGCCGAAGAATGTGAGACAACATATTGTTTCTTTGATTTCCAGGAAATAACAGAAGATCTTAGGAAAACCAAGAAGCCTGATGTAGAACAATGAGTATCTGGACATAATGCTCAATCTGCGTCTGTGAAAGCTTGAAGAATAAGGTTTGATTCAGCCGAGTAGAACAAACCAAAACCAATCATGCTTTTGAGATAACGCAACACCTTATAAACTTCTTGAAGATGAGAAGCCTTGGGTGCATAAGAGAATTGACATAGCATGTTCACTTCGTATGTGATGTTTGACCGAGTAATGGTCAAATACATCTTTTTCCAACTAATCTTATGTACACACTACCATCTTCAAGTGCGGTTTCTTCAGTGTTGTATCAACTTCAAACTTGGTTCCATCGGCATGCTAGAAGTTTTACAAGCCAAAAGACATGTTTCCTCAAGTAGCTCCAAAACATACTTTCTCTGGCAAACAGATATACCCTTGCCTGATCTTGCTATCTCCAAGCCAAAGAAATATTTCAGTTCACCTAAGTCTTTGAATTTAATTTTTTTTTAAAATCCGCTTTAAGCACTTCTTCTACTTCTGCATCCATCCTTGCTTTTATTTATTGTTGTTTCTGACAATTTTTACACTGTTTTTGTTAATATACTGCTATCTTTATAACAATTCATTCAATTAATCATGAAGGGATAATTTTTTTATGAGATTTTAGGTTTTAGAAAAAAACAAAATTATAAGTGTCAATTAAACATATTATATTACTTAAACTCGGCAACATAACGAAATATATGAATCGTTCTTAAGGCTTCCAAGCTTTAGGGGATGGTGGGGCAGGAGGGTAAAGAGGAGGAACACCATTGAACATTGTATTCTTATCGATTTGGTAGCCTCCACTGCTGGTTAATGAAATGAGAGCAGCCACGATACCTGCGTTTCCGGACATAGTAGGCTCACTCGCGTTGTAATTGCTTCGTATGTCATGGAACTGATCGGATTTGTTTGGTCCACCAACCATAGCTCCTGTGATATTGTTTGGGTTAGGATTTTTTGTGTCTCTATACTTCAATCCTTCTCTACAGCTTCTTCTCTTCTTGTCGTTTGGGATGGTGGCTCCTCGGTGGTAAACGTGTCTTGGAAATTTCTTGCCGAACCCAACAATATAGCTCATTTTTAAAGGGTTATCTCCAAGAATGTAATCAATCTGATAATAAATGCAAAACCAAAAAAAAATTATTAGGTAACAAACAATAACTTTTTAAAAATAAGAAACAAATTCATAATATTGTAATATTGTCTTGCACAAGCGGTATTTTGGTATCCATAATGTTTGGAAGAAACAAGATCATAATCTTGCGATTTTATATAGCGAGACAAATGTATAAGAAATATGTTAGAGTTTTTTTTTTTTTTTTCTAAAAATGTTAAGTTTATTACCATTTTCATTTTAGACAGAATTTACAAAGATCACAAGAGGCAGATTTGCAGAAAAATTAAATCTAAACACAACAACAAAGAACGGAGATTGAAAAAACGGAGGAGACCCCAACCACGCACAACATCGAATACATAGCATTGCCTTGACTGAAGGGAGAGGAAGCAAAGTTGCCTAATGCAGCCGTTAAATGAAGCAGGCCGCTTTAAGCCCAGGAGCACGAACCCGGTAGATTGGCCCCATACCCGGTGTCCGCCTCAGAAGATGAGCGGCCAAGTCATCCAAACCTCCAAACCGGGAAGGCCACCACACACAGACATCGCCGCCGAGTCGAGAGAGAACCTACGCATTTATTGGGGGAGAAAGAGACAACACGATGCCACCGTTCTACACCAAACCGCCGGGAAACGGAAACCACAAAGAGACGCGGATGCAGTGTTGTGGTTCGCCACGCGCCGCCACAGAAACCCACCCCGCTCAAGCGACAACTCCGAGGGACGAGAGCTCCTCACACGCACCCACCGGTGAGAACCAACAGCGGGATCCCCTAGCCGAGGAAGACAGAGCGCCACGCGCTGCCACGTTCAGGCCGGAACCCTAGATTTGGGAAAAACTGAGGCAGGCTGACGGGAGCTGAGCAAGCGAGAGAGAAGGAGCGACGCCGATCCCAAGCACACACCTATCCACCACTTTGGTACCGCCAGCTCCACAGAAGCTACCGCAGCAACAGATCTGAAAGCACCAACCTCCCACGAAGCCGACTCTACCGGCAAACCCTTGCCTAAATCGTCGTCACCACACCAAAGCCCATAGCACCAAAGCTTCTTCTCACAGATCTATCGCGAGTAGAAGAGGAGAAAGAAGCAGCGAAACGAGATCTAGAGTATATAGCAAAGACCGATTAGAAAGGAGAGAAACAGCAGAGAAACAGGAAGGAGAACACCGGAGGTTCCCCGACACCGGCCAAAGGGACCGCCGGCGTCGGAGAAAAGAAGCGAAAACTAGATCCGAGCTTTGAACTTAGAGAGAAGGTGGAGAGAAAGTTTCCTCAGTTCTAGTGGTAAACCGAAATATGTTTAAGTTGACGATTTCTTTTGTTACAACTTTTGTCTAGTTTACATTTCAGATTTACGAAATAACATTTTTGCTTACAATAACTCATAGTTGAAGGTTTTTTTATAAATAATTTGTGGTATTGTAATAATGTTCAAGAAACTTTTGGATAAATAGCCTTTTTGGAGTTCTATAAGCATTTTTGACACATTTCAAAATCAATTAGCGTGAATAAATTTCTGAAAAGAAAACCGTTTTAACCTCTATTTAGGTGTCTACATAAACTGCGAAAATTGGTAACATGTGTGCAATATGAATGTGGAAAACAAGATTTATTCTTACCTGAGACTTAGCAAAATCCTTAAGAACCTGAGTCGAGACAAAGGTAGGGCCACAATACCATCCAGGAACTCCAGTTGAGTTCAGATAATCCGCAAACAAAGAAGCTAAGAAAGAAGCATGAGCCACATATTCCAGTGGTCTTGGTTTCCCCATGTTCAATTGTATAAGCCCTCCTACAAAATCTCTCAAAAGTGAAATCATTTTCATGAGAGACACACAAAGAAAGTAAATAATCACCTGAAGTCCGGTTAAAAACGTTGTACTGCTTTAGATAAGCACACATGGTGACACCAGTAGCGTTATGGTACCTACTGAGCATGTTCTCATAAGGAAAACCAGGATTCAAGAACAATCTGTACCGAGTCATCAACAACATAGCCCCAGGCAATTTGTTATTCCAGCTCGGTACCATCAATTCTGGTTGATTAGCAAAAGCTTTAGCCGTTTTAGGCACGCTTGGGTTTGTGGCGAATTGTATATAAGTCTGGTTCCCTGTGGCGTAGTAAAGCCACGCGCCAGCCCACATAAGTTCGTCGAACATACTTGTTGAGTTGTAGAAGGCTTGAATCATTGGTTGTCCGTCTGAGTAGCGCTTGCGTCTGTTCTTGTTTCTAAAGAAAGGCCACAGAGTTTCTGCTCCTTTTTTTAGCTTTTTGGCGTAGGTTGGTTTGTCGTTGAAGACGATTGAGGCGGCAGCTAAGGCGGAGGCGACTTCTGCACCGAGGTCAGTGGCGGTAGTTAAAGAGATTACAGGACGGTCGTAGGACATGTCTTCTGGTCTTTGCCAACAGTAGATATCATCTGGTGATTCTGAGTCTCTTAGTCCTCCACCAACCTACAAGTCATGGAAACAGGGGTTTGATCAAAATGGTTTAGGTTTAGTTTTTTTTGGTGCACAAGGAAGAATTGAAATAGATTAATTATATAGTTAATATAATTGGGAAGTAATTTTTTTGATTACATAGTTTTTTATCTAAGCTGTTTAGCAAACTGACCTATACTGAATCATATTTTACAGTTTCTAACACTTTATATTTATGTTTCCAAAGTATCAAATATCAAACAATATATAGCTAATGAGTTGATTTTCTTCGAATAAAATTAACAGAAAAATTGAAATGATTATGCAAATGAACTACGAAATCAAACGAAATGAAGAAACAAAGTAGGAGAACAAAAACCTGAGCGTAGATATGATCAAGGCGAGTTGCAGAATTGTTGAAAGTGAGAAGCAGATAGTCAGTTCCCCATTTGAGAACATCTCTCATGTGATCATATTCATTGATGGCTTTGAATTTTTGACTATACTCAATAAGACTCCAACTTAGCATTGTCATTGAGAATGCCATCGGAAAATGGAACTTGGTGTTACTTCCACCGTCGTAGTACCCTCCCACCAATCCTCCGACCACGTCTGGCAATCCATCCTTCAGCCCCGAATCTCCTCTCCATGAAACTCGATTGTTCTTCGGCAATTTACCCGCTGCATGATGTTTTCATTATTCATCATTCTTGTTTTTCTATATCATCTATAATTAGATTTTTTATATTCAATCACTGACCAAATCCTTGTTATTTTTGCTACTATAATCAAGTGGTTCCTTTAACTTGCTTTAGTTTTTGTGATCATTTGATGTGAATGTTGTTTGAGCTTTATCACTTCAAATATAAATTAAGAAAATTTGAATTGAAAAATACGTTTCTTTTCTTCTTTGTTTTTTAACAAAAAAAAATTATTTTGTTTTGTTATGAATTTCTTTTTTTTTCTCAAATATTAAAACCGCGTTAAGCATTCTAGTCCTTGGAAAGCCACAAGAAGATGTGAACATTAGCAAAAGCCAGCTCACAAGAACAAAATGGGAAAATGCGACGTTACAAGTAATTAGTCGGATAAACGTGTTAATAAGATTTAAGTACTATACGGAATGTCAACGTAATTATGTAATAATCTTTTGAAAGCTTATCACTACCTAACAATGTTCTTTTTTCTACGATTTATCTTTTAATAAACTAGATTTTTTACTCGCCCTACGCGCGAGTCTGCTTTAATAATTTAATTTAATTTTGCAATATTTTTTAAGAAAAAGATGAATTTCGTAAAAAATATTTTTATTAATATTATTAAAATATTATTTGATTTCCTATTTACATTGTTTTTATAAATTTGTTATTTTTGAACTTAGCTATTTATTTGTTTGTATTATNNNNNNNNNNNNNNNNNNNNNNNNNNNNNNNNNNNNNNNNNNNNNNNNNNNNNNNNNNNNNNNNNNNNNNNNNNNNNNNNNNNNNNNNNNNNNNNNNNNNNNNNNNNNNNNNNNNNNNNNNNNNNNNNNNNNNNNNNNNNNNNNNNNNNNNNNNNNNNNNNNNNNNNNNNNNNNNNNNNNNNNNNNNNNNNNNNNNNNNNNNNNNNNNNNNNNNNNNNNNNNNNNNNNNNNNNNNNNNNNNNNNNNNNNNNNNNNNNNNNNNNNNNNNNNNNNNNNNNNNNNNNNNNNNNNNNNNNNNNNNNNNNNNNNNNNNNNNNNNNNNNNNNNNNNNNNNNNNNNNNNNNNNNNNNNNNNNNNNNNNNNNNNNNNNNNNNNNNNNNNNNNNNNNNNNNNNNNNNNNNNNNNNNNNNNNNNNNNNNNNNNNNNNNNNNNNNNNNNNNNNNNNNNNNNNNNNNNNNNNNNNNNNNNNNNNNNNNNNNNNNNNNNNNNNNNNNNNNNNNNNNNNNNNNNNNNNNNNNNNNNNNNNNNNNNNNNNNNNNNNNNNNNNNNNNNNNNNNNNNNNNNNNNNNNNNNNNNNNNNNNNNNNNNNNNNNNNNNNNNNNNNNNNNNNNNNNNNNNNNNNNNNNNNNNNNNNNNNNNNNNNNNNNNNNNNNNNNNNNNNNNNNNNNNNNNNNNNNNNNNNNNNNNNNNNNNNNNNNNNNNNNNNNNNNNNNNNNNNNNNNNNNNNNNNNNNNNNNNNNNNNNNNNNNNNNNNNNNNNNNNNNNNNNNNNNNNNNNNNNNNNNNNNNNNNNNNNNNNNNNNNNNNNNNNNNNNNNNNNNNNNNNNNNNNNNNNNNNNNNNNNNNNNNNNNNNNNNNNNNNNNNNNNNNNNNNNNNNNNNNNNNNNNNNNNNNNNNNNNNNNNNNNNNNNNNNNNNNNNNNNNNNNNNNNNNNNNNNNNNNNNNNNNNNNNNNNNNNNNNNNNNNNNNNNNNNNNNNNNNNNNNNNNNNNNNNNNNNNNNNNNNNNNNNNNNNNNNNNNNNNNNNNNNNNNNNNNNNNNNNNNNNNNNNNNNNNNNNNNNNNNNNNNNNNNNNNNNNNNNNNNNNNNNNNNNNNNNNNNNNNNNNNNNNNNNNNNNNNNNNNNNNNNNNNNNNNNNNNNNNNNNNNNNNNNNNNNNNNNNNNNNNNNNNNNNNNNNNNNNNNNNNNNNNNNNNNNNNNNNNNNNNNNNNNNNNNNNNNNNNNNNNNNNNNNNNNNNNNNNNNNNNNNNNNNNNNNNNNNNNNNNNNNNNNNNNNNNNNNNNNNNNNNNNNNNNNNNNNNNNNNNNNNNNNNNNNNNNNNNNNNNNNNNNNNNNNNNNNNNNNNNNNNNNNNNNNNNNNNNNNNNNNNNNNNNNNNNNNNNNNNNNNNNNNNNNNNNNNNNNNNNNNNNNNNNNNNNNNNNNNNNNNNNNNNNNNNNNNNNNNNNNNNNNNNNNNNNNNNNNNNNNNNNNNNNNNNNNNNNNNNNNNNNNNNNNNNNNNNNNNNNNNNNNNNNNNNNNNNNNNNNNNNNNNNNNNNNNNNNNNNNNNNNNNNNNNNNNNNNNNNNNNNNNNNNNNNNNNNNNNNNNNNNNNNNNNNNNNNNNNNNNNNNNNNNNNNNNNNNNNNNNNNNNNNNNNNNNNNNNNNNNNNNNNNNNNNNNNNNNNNNNNNNNNNNNNNNNNNNNNNNNNNNNNNNNNNNNNNNNNNNNNNNNNNNNNNNNNNNNNNNNNNNNNNNNNNNNNNNNNNNNNNNNNNNNNNNNNNNNNNNNNNNNNNNNNNNNNNNNNNNNNNNNNNNNNNNNNNNNNNNNNNNNNNNNNNNNNNNNNNNNNNNNNNNNNNNNNNNNNNNNNNNNNNNNNNNNNNNNNNNNNNNNNNNNNNNNNNNNNNNNNNNNNNNNNNNNNNNNNNNNNNNNNNNNNNNNNNNNNNNNNNNNNNNNNNNNNNNNNNNNNNNNNNNNNNNNNNNNNNNNNNNNNNNNNNNNNNNNNNNNNNNNNNNNNNNNNNNNNNNNNNNNNNNNNNNNNNNNNNNNNNNNNNNNNNNNNNNNNNNNNNNNNNNNNNNNNNNNNNNNNNNNNNNNNNNNNNNNNNNNNNNNNNNNNNNNNNNNNNNNNNNNNNNNNNNNNNNNNNNNNNNNNNNNNNNNNNNNNNNNNNNNNNNNNNNNNNNNNNNNNNNNNNNNNNNNNNNNNNNNNTTTTATATAGTATAGATTTGTACATGATGTTTTTAACTTTGTAAGTTTAACTTATTTGATAATTATTTATATTTTATTTTGAAATAAAAAATTTCGTAATATTAACATTTTTAGAAATACCAAATTGAAAAACGATTTGGTATATTTTTGGTGCTTTAAAATAATATGTGAACATTCTCAATGATTTATAATATCAACTTATATATAGTATATGTTAGTTTGAATATTTTCAATAGTATATAACCTAAACTTTGAAAATCATGAGTTTAAATTTAGATTTATATAGTTATACTTGTTTGAAAGTCTTGTATTTTTAAATTAATTATTCTTTTCGTTATTTATTTTTTAATTTTCGAAAAATATTAAACATTATGTTAACTTAATATAGTATTTATATTTTTCTAAATTTACCTTATTCGATATTGATTTATATTTTAGTTTGAAATAAACATTTTTTGGTAATATTAACATTTTTTAAAATAGTAAACTTAAATAATAATTTCTCATACTACGATTGGTCGTTTAAATCCTATGTGGACGCTCTCGATGGTTTATAGCCTCAACTTTTATATAGTATAGATTAACTAGGATAAGACCGGCGCATAACAAATTTATATGAAAATTATTTAAGAAATATCGTTTGGAAAATAAAATTTATATTCTTGATCGAATAAATATTTTTGGCCCTTAAATAATTTTAAATTATTTTTTGTTAATTATATAATTTGTTTACCGATGAGCTAGTCCCATTTGAAAAATATTTTAGGTCAAAATATCATTTATCGCATAAGAACTTAACGTTTAGGCCGAAGAATTTCAGACCTACTATTTGGTTACAATGAAAATATGAGAGATCAGTTTTATATCATGATTTAACAATTTAAAAGTTAATTATGGTTATGAGAAGTTTACGTTCACGTGCGCATATAAATCAAACGATCGTTCTTGTTTATTTGCAATCGTATATGATATATAATTAAATTTAAATGAT
This genomic interval from Brassica oleracea var. oleracea cultivar TO1000 chromosome C2, BOL, whole genome shotgun sequence contains the following:
- the LOC106324937 gene encoding 2-alkenal reductase (NADP(+)-dependent), whose product is MEEVAVVENKKVILKNYVDGIPTETDMELKMGDTIELKAPKGSSSFLVKNLYLSCDPYMRSRMRDFHGSYLPPFLPGQRIEGFGVARVIDSDDPNYTPGELICGITGWEEYSLLRNSNELQLRKIQLDDAIPLSYHLGLLGMAGFTAYAGFYEICSPKKGESVFVSAASGAVGQLVGQLAKLNGCYVVGSAGSKQKVDLLKNKLGFDEAFNYKEEADLDAALKRYFPEGINIYFDNVGGSMLDAALLNMKVHGRIALCGMVSLQSLSSSSQGINNLYNAIPKRLRLEGFLQSDHVHIFPQFLEHVKEYYKEGKIVYIEDMSEGLELAPAALVGLFSGKNVGKQVVRVANE
- the LOC106321022 gene encoding endoglucanase 7, with protein sequence MHPGNLWGGRLDAIDSDRAEAEEEERRRNMTEWDRGALHSQQLSAEHQRNQLDETQQGWLLAPQDSWKKKRKKYVNLGCISVSRTVFMWTVGSIVVLFLVVALPIIIVKSLPRHKSTPPPPDNYTLAIHKAIQFFDAQKSGKLPKNNRVSWRGDSGLKDGLPDVVGGLVGGYYDGGSNTKFHFPMAFSMTMLSWSLIEYSQKFKAINEYDHMRDVLKWGTDYLLLTFNNSATRLDHIYAQVGGGLRDSESPDDIYCWQRPEDMSYDRPVISLTTATDLGAEVASALAAASIVFNDKPTYAKKLKKGAETLWPFFRNKNRRKRYSDGQPMIQAFYNSTSMFDELMWAGAWLYYATGNQTYIQFATNPSVPKTAKAFANQPELMVPSWNNKLPGAMLLMTRYRLFLNPGFPYENMLSRYHNATGVTMCAYLKQYNVFNRTSGGLIQLNMGKPRPLEYVAHASFLASLFADYLNSTGVPGWYCGPTFVSTQVLKDFAKSQIDYILGDNPLKMSYIVGFGKKFPRHVYHRGATIPNDKKRRSCREGLKYRDTKNPNPNNITGAMVGGPNKSDQFHDIRSNYNASEPTMSGNAGIVAALISLTSSGGYQIDKNTMFNGVPPLYPPAPPSPKAWKP